The proteins below are encoded in one region of Tamandua tetradactyla isolate mTamTet1 unplaced genomic scaffold, mTamTet1.pri scaffold_191_ctg1, whole genome shotgun sequence:
- the LOC143673206 gene encoding uncharacterized protein LOC143673206: MFLEEGEGRRAVQDRSEASENVETPNELSSSVRRIPQPGSAWPAPPRVKHQESTEVLVANRTASFNPLQKSNRHASDPGQGAEDSKIHFAGDKLEVPSGHGRGGEAKGSRGGGGEGTRERVAEASGLGADAATWTLTL, encoded by the exons AAGGAGAAGGCAGACGTGCTGTCCAGGATAGGTCAGAAGCCTCGGAGAATGTGGAAACCCCCAACGAGCTCTCATCCAGCGTCAG GAGAATACCTCAGCCTGGTAGTGCATGGCCAGCTCCTCCCAGGGTCAAACACCAGGAGAGCACAGAGGTGCTGGTGGCCAACAG GACTGCCTCCTTTAATCCTCTCCAAAAGAGTAATCGGCATGCCTCTGATCCAGGGCAGGGTGCTGAGGATAGCAAGATCCATTTTGCAGGCGACAAACTCGAGGTGCCCTCTGGACACGGCAGAGGAGGGGAAGCGAAGGGATCCCGTGGGGGCGGGGGAGAAGGCACCCGGGAGCGGGTGGCTGAGGCCTCGGGGCTGGGAGCAGATGCAGCCACGTGGACCCTCACTTTGTAA